Proteins encoded by one window of Musa acuminata AAA Group cultivar baxijiao chromosome BXJ2-9, Cavendish_Baxijiao_AAA, whole genome shotgun sequence:
- the LOC135622083 gene encoding disease resistance protein RPV1-like, translated as MFPCGGSSVEVVSRLLKRLEETKGLLVPDPKGASSQVVVTKIDDIKKKMEELRKELRESKGKEDAAINKFALVARQVDELLRSAKKTLDPSETESRLKSKLDEIMKNINFKIEELKAKPMDSSGEQESKAEEKEEEEDFPLERQIQESSAWAHLLLVVDSFETQLKLCLFCLTIFPANAVLKKRLLIHWWMGEGIVKSSEEGKKCFDQLVSKGLIITIKKKNCDKVHHFSIQSWIRRLLITVAKSNAFLEFDQDGRPSNDYSRSRRACLRLEQNPIGDDGERRLLTVYNVYKRCVEFEPTWLVNKGEMTTMQLGRWKDSDQKHHIEVKNDEFLKGIEHCKSLRYMSLRGVSRVETLPESIGKLTKLMVLDLRACHNLEKLPEEIGSAKKLQYLDVSDCFLLDKMPKSIANLSDLEVLKGFLLISEPDDKHVCHLHELAKLAKLRKLSINIGSRIAETELEKVGELKTLTTLIITWAVVTTKKEDSHSTRGAEAPSQEKKQQGTGKDSVEDLPPKSKQSSDAATAAADADAHDDGEDDVIEKRQLPHPPEQKPSTSDVPYKNADPRIKDVTFGTDATTKKVQPISDHEARPTTDRQASGVKLLTKKETMKTVADGSLDPAKVTLPATIEKLDLRCFTEEEFPQWIGPSKLQKLKKLYLRGGMLRSLGDGRGWKVEVLRLRFLNYLDHPSWEKLTTSFPGLRVVEKFNCGEKSSSRKELSSWPCNGNGLWSKEDAEKSAEDEPKAINSPPPETD; from the coding sequence ATGTTCCCCTGCGGCGGATCCAGCGTCGAAGTAGTGTCTCGGTTGCTGAAGCGTTTGGAAGAAACCAAAGGCCTCCTCGTCCCCGATCCGAAGGGTGCTTCTTCCCAGGTTGTTGTTACGAAGATCGACGATATCAAGAAAAAAATGGAGGAGCTGAGAAAAGAGTTGCGGGAATCCAAGGGCAAAGAAGACGCCGCCATAAATAAATTTGCACTCGTCGCCAGGCAAGTCGACGAGCTGTTGCGGTCGGCAAAGAAGACGTTGGATCCCTCGGAAACAGAGAGCCGACTCAAGTCGAAGCTCGAcgaaatcatgaaaaacatcaatttCAAAATCGAGGAATTAAAGGCGAAGCCAATGGATTCGTCGGGTGAACAGGAATCCAAGgctgaggagaaggaggaggaggaggatttcCCGCTGGAGCGGCAGATCCAAGAGAGCTCCGCTTGGGCGCACCTATTGCTTGTGGTCGACAGCTTCGAAACTCAGCTGAAGCTTTGCCTCTTCTGCCTCACCATCTTCCCGGCGAACGCTGTCCTCAAGAAGAGGCTGCTGATCCACTGGTGGATGGGAGAGGGAATAGTGAAGAGTTCTGAGGAAGGGAAGAAATGCTTCGACCAACTCGTCTCCAAGGGCCTGATCATAACCATTAAGAAGAAGAACTGTGACAAGGTGCACCACTTCAGTATACAGTCGTGGATTCGCAGGCTGTTGATCACCGTCGCCAAGAGCAATGCCTTCCTCGAATTCGACCAGGACGGCCGCCCCAGCAACGACTACTCCAGGAGTCGCCGTGCGTGCTTGCGCCTCGAACAAAACCCCATCGGCGACGATGGAGAACGTCGACTGCTCACCGTCTACAACGTCTACAAGCGCTGCGTCGAATTCGAACCCACATGGCTAGTCAACAAGGGCGAGATGACCACAATGCAGCTGGGGCGGTGGAAGGACTCGGACCAGAAGCACCATATCGAGGTCAAGAACGACGAGTTCTTGAAGGGGATCGAACACTGCAAGAGCTTGCGGTACATGAGCCTAAGAGGCGTATCGAGGGTGGAAACGCTTCCCGAGTCCATCGGCAAGCTCACCAAGCTGATGGTGTTGGACCTCCGGGCGTGCCACAATCTGGAGAAGCTGCCGGAGGAGATCGGGTCCGCCAAGAAGCTGCAGTACCTGGACGTGTCGGACTGCTTCCTGCTCGACAAGATGCCCAAGAGCATCGCCAACCTCTCCGATCTGGAAGTGCTCAAGGGGTTTTTACTGATCAGTGAGCCTGATGACAAACATGTTTGTCATCTCCATGAGTTGGCCAAGCTGGCCAAGTTGAGGAAGCTCAGCATCAACATAGGCAGTCGGATCGCAGAAACGGAGCTGGAGAAGGTGGGCGAGTTGAAGACGCTCACCACCCTTATCATAACATGGGCAGTGGTTACAACGAAGAAGGAAGACTCTCATTCCACCAGAGGTGCTGAGGCGCCCTCACAGGAGAAGAAACAACAAGGGACTGGTAAGGACTCAGTCGAAGATCTCCCACCGAAGTCCAAACAATCATCTGATgccgctactgctgctgctgatgcCGATGCTCATGATGATGGTGAAGATGATGTCATCGAAAAGCGTCAGCTGCCACATCCACCGGAGCAGAAACCATCAACATCCGATGTCCCGTACAAGAACGCCGATCCAAGGATCAAAGACGTTACTTTTGGTACTGATGCCACTACGAAGAAAGTTCAACCAATATCCGACCATGAGGCTCGCCCGACCACCGACAGACAAGCTTCGGGAGTGAAGTTACTGACGAAGAAAGAAACCATGAAGACTGTAGCGGATGGTTCCCTTGATCCCGCTAAGGTTACCCTTCCTGCTACGATAGAGAAGCTGGACCTCCGGTGCTTCACCGAGGAGGAGTTCCCGCAGTGGATTGGTCCCAGCAAATTACAAAAGCTGAAGAAACTGTACCTGAGGGGAGGGATGCTCCGAAGTCTCGGAGACGGCCGGGGGTGGAAGGTGGAGGTGCTGCGCCTGAGGTTCCTCAATTATCTGGATCATCCCAGCTGGGAGAAGCTGACAACTTCGTTCCCAGGGCTCCGAGTCGTGGAGAAATTCAACTGCGGGGAAAAAAGTTCATCGCGCAAGGAATTAAGTTCGTGGCCTTGCAACGGAAATGGGCTTTGGTCCAAGGAGGATGCCGAAAAGAGTGCTGAGGATGAGCCCAAAGCCATTAACTCGCCGCCACCGGAGACCGATTGA
- the LOC135623612 gene encoding large ribosomal subunit protein eL42-like isoform X2, with protein MVNVPKTKKTFCKNKACRKHTLHKVTQYKKGKDSLSVQGKRRYDRKQSGYGGQTKPVFHKKAKTTKKIVLKLQCQSCKHYSQHPIKRCKHFEIGGDKKGKGTSLF; from the exons ATG GTGAACGTGCCAAAGACCAAGAAAACGTTCTGTAAGAACAAGGCTTGTAGGAAGCACACGCTTCACAAGGTTACACAGTACAAGAAGGGTAAGGATAGCCTTTCTGTTCAAGGGAAGCGCCGCTATGACAGGAAGCAGTCTGGTTATGGTGGACAGACGAAGCCTGTTTTCCACAAGAAG GCAAAAACTACCAAGAAAATCGTGTTGAAGCTTCAATGCCAAAGTTGCAAGCATTATTCGCAGCATCCGATAAAG AGATGCAAGCACTTTGAGATTGGTGGAGACAAGAAGGGGAAGGGGACCTCTCTCTTCTAA
- the LOC135623612 gene encoding large ribosomal subunit protein eL42-like isoform X1, with protein MDGMRSTFLVNVPKTKKTFCKNKACRKHTLHKVTQYKKGKDSLSVQGKRRYDRKQSGYGGQTKPVFHKKAKTTKKIVLKLQCQSCKHYSQHPIKRCKHFEIGGDKKGKGTSLF; from the exons ATGGATGGGATGAGATCAACATTTCTT GTGAACGTGCCAAAGACCAAGAAAACGTTCTGTAAGAACAAGGCTTGTAGGAAGCACACGCTTCACAAGGTTACACAGTACAAGAAGGGTAAGGATAGCCTTTCTGTTCAAGGGAAGCGCCGCTATGACAGGAAGCAGTCTGGTTATGGTGGACAGACGAAGCCTGTTTTCCACAAGAAG GCAAAAACTACCAAGAAAATCGTGTTGAAGCTTCAATGCCAAAGTTGCAAGCATTATTCGCAGCATCCGATAAAG AGATGCAAGCACTTTGAGATTGGTGGAGACAAGAAGGGGAAGGGGACCTCTCTCTTCTAA
- the LOC135623932 gene encoding uncharacterized protein LOC135623932, with amino-acid sequence MPRAADAIHDDGGSVKIGATGTIGTLMTRELESPKHSEQTSSTRRKQHTVPVSIPCGANPRRALQRRNQTNEHGSIRRSSGGSNSEQAHCSNHARRNGHRAPMLRSDDNPINRNMDTDRIGKKAYTVEIVDLKCSNPMSSQLKKLGFSKLSVSTS; translated from the coding sequence ATGCCTCGGGCAGCCGATGCTATCCATGATGATGGAGGCTCTGTCAAGATCGGTGCCACTGGCACAATTGGCACCCTGATGACTCGAGAATTAGAATCCCCAAAGCATTCAGAACAAACTTCTTCCACTCGAAGAAAACAGCATACAGTTCCTGTCTCCATACCCTGTGGTGCTAATCCTAGGAGAGCATTGCAAAGGAGAAACCAAACAAATGAACATGGCAGTATCCGAAGAAGTAGCGGTGGTAGCAATTCTGAGCAAGCACATTGTTCAAATCATGCACGACGAAATGGACACCGAGCTCCAATGCTAAGATCCGATGATAATCCTATAAACCGAAATATGGACACCGATAGGATTGGAAAGAAAGCTTACACTGTGGAAATAGTAGATCTAAAATGCAGCAATCCCATGAGCAGCCAGCTCAAGAAGCTCGGCTTCTCCAAGCTTTCTGTTTCCACCTCCTAG